The Leguminivora glycinivorella isolate SPB_JAAS2020 chromosome 1, LegGlyc_1.1, whole genome shotgun sequence genome includes a region encoding these proteins:
- the LOC125231085 gene encoding lysozyme-like codes for MGKFLLIVLAALVALAAAKQFEKCELVRELRKQGFPEPQMRDWVCLVEKESGFRTDAIGKLNGDSSWDHGLFQVNDRYWCTRDGPAGLECNLSCAALRTDDITAAATCVKKIFARHGFGGWTAWKAHCQGAKPDISKC; via the exons ATGGGTAAATTCTTGCTAATTGTGTTAGCGGCGTTGGTGGCGCTGGCAGCGGCCAAGCAGTTCGAGAAGTGCGAGCTGGTACGAGAGCTGAGGAAGCAAGGTTTTCCCGAACCCCAGATGAGAGACT GGGTGTGCCTGGTGGAGAAAGAGAGCGGCTTCCGCACTGACGCGATCGGTAAACTGAACGGCGACAGCTCCTGGGACCACGGGCTGTTCCAGGTCAACGACCGCTACTGGTGCACGCGCGACGGCCCGGCCGGCCTCGAGTGCAACCTCTCCTGCGCAG CGCTGCGCACGGACGACATCACGGCGGCGGCGACCTGCGTGAAGAAGATCTTCGCGCGCCACGGCTTCGGCGGCTGGACCGCCTGGAAGGCGCACTGCCAGGGCGCCAAGCCCGACATCTCCAAATGCTAG
- the LOC125229343 gene encoding lysozyme-like translates to MAKLMLVVLGALVAMAAAKQFEKCELVRELRKQGFPESEMRDWVCLVEKESGFRTDAIGKLNGDGSWDHGLFQVNDRYWCTRDGPPGLECNLSCAALRTDDITAAATCVKKIFARHGFGGWTAWKAHCQGAKPDISKC, encoded by the exons ATGGCCAAGCTCATGTTGGTAGTTTTGGGGGCGTTGGTGGCGATGGCGGCAGCGAAGCAATTTGAGAAATGCGAGCTGGTCCGCGAACTAAGGAAGCAAGGTTTCCCTGAGTCGGAGATGAGAGATT gGGTGTGCCTGGTGGAGAAGGAGAGCGGTTTCCGCACGGACGCGATCGGCAAGCTGAACGGTGACGGCTCCTGGGACCACGGGCTGTTCCAGGTCAACGACCGCTACTGGTGCACGCGCGACGGCCCGCCCGGCCTCGAGTGCAACCTCTCCTGCGCAG CGCTGCGCACGGACGACATCACGGCGGCGGCGACCTGCGTGAAGAAGATCTTCGCGCGCCACGGCTTCGGCGGCTGGACCGCCTGGAAGGCGCACTGCCAGGGCGCCAAGCCCGACATCTCCAAATGCTAG